From a single Maylandia zebra isolate NMK-2024a linkage group LG3, Mzebra_GT3a, whole genome shotgun sequence genomic region:
- the shroom4 gene encoding protein Shroom4 isoform X1, producing METVEQLVSFHHIQVQLSGGAPWGFTLKGGLEHGEPLIITKIEDGGKAAHCKKLKVGDELININGSPLYGSRQEALILIKGSYRILKLTVRRRSVPFIRPHSWHLAKLSELPFPPPPPPPPPPSPPPAPPCLPTADSPPLPPPPPPPPAMQLHPGPYTLPWHTTDSSDLSMQWSQLSRPYSSTDRSSSLGSMESLDTPAPTTQPYSDSHNSPVDPTLFNNKRDSAYSSFSASSNTSDYATVPLRPGEANSMDNLLSCQGYPVRDTSTLCESPSEGKDEAPLITQKSRSLTRPRPRPIEVKERPSSCCYEQERRGGGFEILRNGETGMERKRNPPQPPTRKDSFRATRSHPNSTNPRCASAPIESSGVSSYYEENKLSLNLESGMHNGFPAPGGGQSGNFEKDTLDTHCIQTENIRFIKCDTSAHKDYNSESTSENLSEPLTTSLNPNLHSDSDTLPAEASTEVQEQSCISHTQTKHCSTVLHRHSAPEKLLATQLQLLQFNSDSPSVEPCSLSNPSEPSLSPCSSQWSPSSLQPMSEHQEASQNHLHATSNKWGGSRCSTPGSVFFEGDGDDKDSRERLNVNGGSLTPDQHHVPWGRSVSVPGESTGSSAQERLSSEQMLERDFEPLSAAASMDTLLDEQRAVDRGKGEEKKQEVVEGEASAKKSNPSRNHRRNRRRSERFATNLRNEIQRKKAQLQRSRGPGGLLCSRETVQEEDPDVNEEGDAEQPAQEDGAKATFATPSLPQDSQTSEPVIPSNTSSESDRDVLKTQSPSLTYPQNNSLSRSVQILDPGAPSFGVGIRVVEEPAPAGKARRWRWTPEHKLQPEPDQDRQCRVSNESVLGVTGSRHGVCAFTSSSTSTYGRSSSGSRTEDSDILPFADRMKFFEQTSKGVSVSNALGSIRSTRGGEPPNQRRYSYQGGPQESSLLSNTVEARRQSVSNSRERRKEKEREQAREREERLREREERLREREKQQEKERQERELEMERARMREMEREREREERVRQWERERELELEREKEMERARERERLQNQREKELEREREKEREEDCQLTSHQEFYRSCGFTVKTQDFQQHKENFHNFQPKPQIFSHSQTQSHVPRSAFYPVSTPSQRPENRQALPPGFSAQSYTSAETYPARQQETSKLNRKYSLTERDYPSWRRESRPPENIGQYQQHLQQPRWGLRHTDSSTDDHNGYAFAPPPAPLYLRGRAMSENDLRFDSSQRWSPSISMATSQTLSEVEEGNMRRGDASSVSRQNRKKTPPPPRPPPPKWEQFHRRRASHHTLFSSSSASAAPHSIPASFNSPGAHYSAHSSTYVPPPDTSRQRSFSLPPERQEVVEGGCPRCSCSQTQERTIAPSNQNQPQFQERLITVAPPSPMFSRRGFRPVAPPHREREAESPLPPPPPHPPSVAKENSVSSSSATDVSCSPDHNKITVKPYKQQPSVRPGAEWERASAPRVHSDTATPPILENGGVIEASGRYASRTDCEQLRVDRGFQMEDQQKILETGTESETTLSPSPEHSLEADLDVPLETDIDDFQEEELPGEDIPITSELPCFALPVTVLETDIDTLPDSEASPSGRTRVESSSLEEELEGGESSSREGLSLEELFPQSSEGESGTESWREAQPVEHSTDSLDRRSGASSSCSSYYSTSTAKAQILSQMKDFTDNRERDKDDELTYKKQLMESLRKKLGVLREAQRGLQEDIRANAQLGEEVESMVVSVCKPNEVDKFRMFIGDLDKVVSLLLSLSGRLLRVETTLDTLDPDTEHHERLPLLEKKRQLMRQLSEAQDLKDHVDRREQAVSRVLARCLSPEQHRDYSHFVKMKAALLVEQRQLEDKIRLGEEQLRGLRESLGLGLGLGMGMGMSMGYGQY from the exons TGATTTGTCCATGCAGTGGAGTCAGCTGTCCAGACCTTACTCCTCCACTGACCGAAGCAGCTCCCTGGGCTCCATGGAGAGCTTGGACACACCTGCACCCACCACGCAGCCATACTCCGACTCCCATAATTCACCAGTCGATCCCACCCTCTTCAACAATAAGAGAGACTCTGCCTACAGCTCCTTCTCCGCCAGCTCAAACACATCTGACTACGCGACAGTCCCTCTGAGACCCGGTGAAGCCAACTCAATGGATAACCTCTTGTCTTGTCAAGGCTACCCTGTTAGAGACACCTCAACCCTTTGCGAGTCACCTAGTGAGGGCAAAGATGAGGCACCGCTGATCACACAAAAGTCCAGATCACTGACTAGGCCGAGACCAAGGCCCATCGAGGTAAAAGAGAGACCCTCGTCCTGCTGCTATGAGCAGGAACGGAGGGGTGGAGGCTTTGAGATTCTAAGAAATGGAGAAACAGGaatggaaagaaaaaggaacCCTCCTCAGCCTCCAACCAGAAAAGATAGTTTTAGGGCAACCCGGAGTCATCCCAATTCCACCAACCCACGTTGTGCTTCTGCTCCTATTGAAAGTTCTGGTGTTTCTTCTTATTATGAAGAAAACAAGCTCTCACTTAATCTTGAATCAGGAATGCATAATGGCTTCCCTGCACCAGGAGGAGGTCAAAGTGGGAATTTCGAGAAGGATACTTTAGATACACACTGTATCCAGACGGAAAATATTAGATTTATAAAATGTGACACTAGTGCTCATAAAGACTACAACTCAGAGAGCACCTCAGAAAACCTCTCTGAACCACTGACAACTTCCTTAAATCCCAACCTCCACTCTGATTCTGACACCTTGCCTGCAGAAGCCTCCACCGAGGTTCAAGAGCAGTCCTGCATCTCCCACACTCAGACCAAGCACTGCTCTACTGTGCTACACAGGCACAGCGCTCCCGAGAAGCTCCTTGCTACACAACTTCAATTGCTGCAGTTTAACAGTGACAGCCCTTCTGTGGAACCATGCAGTCTATCAAACCCTTCTGAGCCCTCTTTGTCTCCCTGCAGCAGCCAGTGGTCCCCTTCATCACTTCAGCCAATGAGTGAACACCAAGAAGCTTCTCAAAACCACCTTCATGCCACGTCAAACAAATGGGGAGGTAGCCGATGCTCAACCCCAGGATCTGTGTTCTTCGAAGGAGATGGAGATGACAAAGATTCAAGAGAGAGGCTGAATGTGAATGGCGGTTCTCTCACACCGGATCAGCATCACGTGCCATGGGGTCGCTCTGTGAGTGTGCCAGGGGAGAGCACAGGATCATCAGCACAGGAAAGACTGAGCTCTGAGCAGATGCTTGAGCGGGACTTTGAGCCTCTTAGTGCTGCTGCAAGTATGGATACCTTACTGGATGAGCAAAGAGCAGTGGACAGAGGAaaaggtgaagaaaaaaaacaagaagttgTAGAAGGTGAGGCAAGTGCAAAAAAGTCCAACCCTTCCAGGAACCATCGAAGGAACCGCCGGCGAAGCGAGAGATTTGCCACCAACCTGCGCAATGAGATTCAGAGGAAAAAGGCCCAGCTTCAGCGCAGTCGAGGTCCAGGAGGGTTACTGTGTAGTAGAGAAACTGTCCAGGAGGAGGATCCAGATGTCAATGAGGAGGGAGATGCAGAACAGCCAGCCCAGGAAGACGGTGCCAAGGCTACATTTGCCACTCCTTCTCTTCCCCAAGATTCCCAGACCTCAGAACCAGTCATACCATCAAACACCTCAAGTGAATCAGACCGTGATGTCTTAAAGACTCAGTCTCCATCCCTAACCTACCCTCAGAACAATAGTTTATCCAGATCTGTCCAAATTCTGGACCCAGGCGCCCCGAGTTTTGGTGTTGGCATCCGAGTTGTGGAGGAACCAGCTCCCGCTGGCAAGGCCCGCCGTTGGCGTTGGACACCTGAGCACAAACTCCAACCAGAACCTGATCAAGACAGACAGTGCAGAGTTTCCAATGAGAGCGTTTTAGGAGTAACAGGGTCTCGTCATGGAGTTTGTGCTTTCACCTCATCATCTACATCAACATACGGCCGCTCGTCTTCAGGTTCTCGAACCGAGGATTCTGATATCCTTCCGTTTGCAGATAGAATGAAGTTTTTTGAGCAAACGAGCAAGGGCGTGTCTGTTTCAAATGCCCTGGGGTCTATCCGGAGCACCAGAGGGGGAGAGCCTCCAAACCAAAGGAGATATTCCTATCAGGGGGGACCACAGGAAAGCTCCCTGCTTTCAAACACTGTGGAGGCCAGGAGGCAGTCTGTGAGTAACAGCAGGGAGAGGCggaaagaaaaggagagggaACAAGCGAGGGAAAGGGAGGAGAGGTTGAGGGAGCGAGAGGAGAGGCTAAGAGAAAGGGAGAAGCAGCAGGAAAAGGAAAGACAAGAGAGGGAACTGGAAATGGAGAGGGCAAGGATGAGGGAGATGGAgcgggagagagagcgagaggagcGGGTCCGACAGTGGGAAAGGGAAAGGGAGCTCGAGctggaaagggaaaaagaaatggagagagcgagagaacgAGAGCGACTCCAAAAtcaaagagagaaagagcttgagagagaaagagagaaggaaagggAAGAAGACTGTCAGCTCACCTCTCATCAGGAGTTTTATCGTAGCTGTGGCTTCACAGTAAAAACTCAAGACTTCCAACAACACAAGGAGAACTTCCACAACTTCCAGCCCAAACCTCAGATATTCTCCCACAGCCAAACCCAGAGTCACGTCCCACGATCAGCTTTTTATCCAGTCAGCACCCCTTCCCAGCGACCAGAGAACCGACAAGCTCTGCCCCCGGGATTCTCAGCACAGAGTTACACATCTGCAGAG ACTTATCCTGCCAGGCAGCAGGAAACAAGCAAGCTCAACAGGAAGTACAGCCTGACCGAGAG GGACTACCCAAGCTGGAGGCGGGAGTCCAGACCTCCAGAGAACATCGGTCAGTACCAGCAGCACCTCCAGCAGCCTCGATGGGgcctcagacacacagacagcagcacCGATGACCACAACGGCTACGCTTTTGCACCTCCACCAGCTCCTCTTTATCTCAGAGGTCGAGCCATGTCCGAAAACGACCTCCGCTTCGACAGCAGCCAGCGCTGGTCCCCTTCAATTTCCATGGCAACCAGCCAGACCCTGAGTGAGGTGGAGGAAGGCAACATGAGACGTGGAGATGCATCAAGTGTTTCCAGGCAAAACAGGAAGAAGACACCCCCTCCTCCAAGACCACCACCCCCAAAGTGGGAGCAGTTCCACCGCCGGCGAGCGTCTCACCACACCCTGTTCTCCTCCTCATCTGCTTCTGCTGCTCCTCACTCCATCCCTGCCTCCTTCAACTCTCCAGGGGCTCACTATTCAGCCCACTCGTCCACCTACGTCCCTCCACCTGACACTTCCAGGCAGAGGTCCTTCAGTCTTCCTCCAGAGAGGCAGGAAGTGGTGGAGGGCGGGTGTCCAAGATGCAGCTGCAGTCAAACCCAGGAACGCACAATCGCCCCGTCCAATCAGAATCAGCCTCAGTTTCAGGAACGCCTCATTACCGTTGCTCCACCTAGCCCCATGTTCTCCAGGAGGGGATTCAGGCCGGTGGCTCCGCCCCATAGAGAAAGGGAGGCTGAATCACCTCTGCCGCCTCCACCGCCTCATCCTCCTTCAGTAGCAAAGGAGAACAGTGTGAGCAG TTCATCTGCGACGGACGTCAGCTGCAGCCCAGACCACAACAAAATTACAGTCAAACCTTACAAACAGCAGCCCAGCGTGAGACCTGGAGCCGAGTGGGAGAGAGCTTCAGCCCCCAGGGTTCACAGCGACACGGCGACCCCTCCTATTTTAGAAAACGGAGGTGTCATCGAGGCTTCCGGTAGATATGCCAGTCGAACCGACTGCGAGCAACTTCGTGTGGACAGAGGCTTCCAGATGGAAGATCAGCAGAAGATCCTTGAAACGGGAACCGAATCAGAGACGACCCTCAGCCCGAGCCCGGAGCACAGCCTGGAGGCTGACCTGGACGTCCCCCTAGAGACCGACATCGATGACTTCCAGGAGGAGGAGCTTCCGGGAGAGGACATTCCCATCACAAGCGAGCTCCCGTGCTTCGCCCTCCCTGTCACGGTCCTGGAGACGGACATCGACACGCTCCCGGATTCTGAGGCATCTCCGTCAGGCAGGACAAGGGTGGAGAGCAGCTCCctggaggaggagctggagggtggggagagcagcagcagagaggggCTGAGCCTGGAGGAGCTCTTCCCCCAGAGCAGTGAGGGCGAGTCGGGCACAGAGAGCTGGAGAGAAGCACAACCCGTAGAGCACAGCACAGACAGCCTGGATAG GCGGTCAGGAGCTAGCTCCAGCTGTTCGTCCTATTACAGCACATCAACGGCCAAGGCTCAGATCCTGTCGCAGATGAAGGACTTCACAGATAACAGAGAGCGCGACAAGGATGACGAGCTGACCTACAAG AAACAGCTGATGGAGAGCCTCCGGAAGAAGCTGGGAGTGCTGAGGGAGGCTCAGAGAGGACTGCAGGAGGACATCAGAGCCAAtgcacagctgggagaggag GTGGAGAGCATGGTGGTCTCCGTGTGCAAGCCCAACGAGGTGGACAAGTTCCGCATGTTCATCGGCGATCTGGACAAGGTGGTGAGCTTGCTGCTGTCGCTGTCCGGGAGGCTGCTAAGGGTGGAGACCACGCTGGACACACTGGACCCTGATACGGAGCACCACGAGAGG CTCCCCCTGCTGGAGAAAAAGCGTCAGCTCATGAGGCAGCTGTCCGAGGCTCAGGACCTGAAGGACCACGTAGACCGCAGAGAGCAGGCTGTGAGCCGCGTGCTGGCCCGCTGCCTCTCTCCAgagcagcacagagactacag CCACTTTGTGAAGATGAAGGCCGCCTTGCTGGTGGAGCAGCGGCAGCTGGAGGACAAGATCCGACTGGGAGAAGAGCAGCTGAGGGGGCTGAGGGAGAGCCTGGGACTGGGGCTGGGGCTGGGAATGGGCATGGGCATGTCGATGGGATATGGACAATATTAG
- the shroom4 gene encoding uncharacterized protein shroom4 isoform X2 → MQLHPGPYTLPWHTTDSSDLSMQWSQLSRPYSSTDRSSSLGSMESLDTPAPTTQPYSDSHNSPVDPTLFNNKRDSAYSSFSASSNTSDYATVPLRPGEANSMDNLLSCQGYPVRDTSTLCESPSEGKDEAPLITQKSRSLTRPRPRPIEVKERPSSCCYEQERRGGGFEILRNGETGMERKRNPPQPPTRKDSFRATRSHPNSTNPRCASAPIESSGVSSYYEENKLSLNLESGMHNGFPAPGGGQSGNFEKDTLDTHCIQTENIRFIKCDTSAHKDYNSESTSENLSEPLTTSLNPNLHSDSDTLPAEASTEVQEQSCISHTQTKHCSTVLHRHSAPEKLLATQLQLLQFNSDSPSVEPCSLSNPSEPSLSPCSSQWSPSSLQPMSEHQEASQNHLHATSNKWGGSRCSTPGSVFFEGDGDDKDSRERLNVNGGSLTPDQHHVPWGRSVSVPGESTGSSAQERLSSEQMLERDFEPLSAAASMDTLLDEQRAVDRGKGEEKKQEVVEGEASAKKSNPSRNHRRNRRRSERFATNLRNEIQRKKAQLQRSRGPGGLLCSRETVQEEDPDVNEEGDAEQPAQEDGAKATFATPSLPQDSQTSEPVIPSNTSSESDRDVLKTQSPSLTYPQNNSLSRSVQILDPGAPSFGVGIRVVEEPAPAGKARRWRWTPEHKLQPEPDQDRQCRVSNESVLGVTGSRHGVCAFTSSSTSTYGRSSSGSRTEDSDILPFADRMKFFEQTSKGVSVSNALGSIRSTRGGEPPNQRRYSYQGGPQESSLLSNTVEARRQSVSNSRERRKEKEREQAREREERLREREERLREREKQQEKERQERELEMERARMREMEREREREERVRQWERERELELEREKEMERARERERLQNQREKELEREREKEREEDCQLTSHQEFYRSCGFTVKTQDFQQHKENFHNFQPKPQIFSHSQTQSHVPRSAFYPVSTPSQRPENRQALPPGFSAQSYTSAETYPARQQETSKLNRKYSLTERDYPSWRRESRPPENIGQYQQHLQQPRWGLRHTDSSTDDHNGYAFAPPPAPLYLRGRAMSENDLRFDSSQRWSPSISMATSQTLSEVEEGNMRRGDASSVSRQNRKKTPPPPRPPPPKWEQFHRRRASHHTLFSSSSASAAPHSIPASFNSPGAHYSAHSSTYVPPPDTSRQRSFSLPPERQEVVEGGCPRCSCSQTQERTIAPSNQNQPQFQERLITVAPPSPMFSRRGFRPVAPPHREREAESPLPPPPPHPPSVAKENSVSSSSATDVSCSPDHNKITVKPYKQQPSVRPGAEWERASAPRVHSDTATPPILENGGVIEASGRYASRTDCEQLRVDRGFQMEDQQKILETGTESETTLSPSPEHSLEADLDVPLETDIDDFQEEELPGEDIPITSELPCFALPVTVLETDIDTLPDSEASPSGRTRVESSSLEEELEGGESSSREGLSLEELFPQSSEGESGTESWREAQPVEHSTDSLDRRSGASSSCSSYYSTSTAKAQILSQMKDFTDNRERDKDDELTYKKQLMESLRKKLGVLREAQRGLQEDIRANAQLGEEVESMVVSVCKPNEVDKFRMFIGDLDKVVSLLLSLSGRLLRVETTLDTLDPDTEHHERLPLLEKKRQLMRQLSEAQDLKDHVDRREQAVSRVLARCLSPEQHRDYSHFVKMKAALLVEQRQLEDKIRLGEEQLRGLRESLGLGLGLGMGMGMSMGYGQY, encoded by the exons TGATTTGTCCATGCAGTGGAGTCAGCTGTCCAGACCTTACTCCTCCACTGACCGAAGCAGCTCCCTGGGCTCCATGGAGAGCTTGGACACACCTGCACCCACCACGCAGCCATACTCCGACTCCCATAATTCACCAGTCGATCCCACCCTCTTCAACAATAAGAGAGACTCTGCCTACAGCTCCTTCTCCGCCAGCTCAAACACATCTGACTACGCGACAGTCCCTCTGAGACCCGGTGAAGCCAACTCAATGGATAACCTCTTGTCTTGTCAAGGCTACCCTGTTAGAGACACCTCAACCCTTTGCGAGTCACCTAGTGAGGGCAAAGATGAGGCACCGCTGATCACACAAAAGTCCAGATCACTGACTAGGCCGAGACCAAGGCCCATCGAGGTAAAAGAGAGACCCTCGTCCTGCTGCTATGAGCAGGAACGGAGGGGTGGAGGCTTTGAGATTCTAAGAAATGGAGAAACAGGaatggaaagaaaaaggaacCCTCCTCAGCCTCCAACCAGAAAAGATAGTTTTAGGGCAACCCGGAGTCATCCCAATTCCACCAACCCACGTTGTGCTTCTGCTCCTATTGAAAGTTCTGGTGTTTCTTCTTATTATGAAGAAAACAAGCTCTCACTTAATCTTGAATCAGGAATGCATAATGGCTTCCCTGCACCAGGAGGAGGTCAAAGTGGGAATTTCGAGAAGGATACTTTAGATACACACTGTATCCAGACGGAAAATATTAGATTTATAAAATGTGACACTAGTGCTCATAAAGACTACAACTCAGAGAGCACCTCAGAAAACCTCTCTGAACCACTGACAACTTCCTTAAATCCCAACCTCCACTCTGATTCTGACACCTTGCCTGCAGAAGCCTCCACCGAGGTTCAAGAGCAGTCCTGCATCTCCCACACTCAGACCAAGCACTGCTCTACTGTGCTACACAGGCACAGCGCTCCCGAGAAGCTCCTTGCTACACAACTTCAATTGCTGCAGTTTAACAGTGACAGCCCTTCTGTGGAACCATGCAGTCTATCAAACCCTTCTGAGCCCTCTTTGTCTCCCTGCAGCAGCCAGTGGTCCCCTTCATCACTTCAGCCAATGAGTGAACACCAAGAAGCTTCTCAAAACCACCTTCATGCCACGTCAAACAAATGGGGAGGTAGCCGATGCTCAACCCCAGGATCTGTGTTCTTCGAAGGAGATGGAGATGACAAAGATTCAAGAGAGAGGCTGAATGTGAATGGCGGTTCTCTCACACCGGATCAGCATCACGTGCCATGGGGTCGCTCTGTGAGTGTGCCAGGGGAGAGCACAGGATCATCAGCACAGGAAAGACTGAGCTCTGAGCAGATGCTTGAGCGGGACTTTGAGCCTCTTAGTGCTGCTGCAAGTATGGATACCTTACTGGATGAGCAAAGAGCAGTGGACAGAGGAaaaggtgaagaaaaaaaacaagaagttgTAGAAGGTGAGGCAAGTGCAAAAAAGTCCAACCCTTCCAGGAACCATCGAAGGAACCGCCGGCGAAGCGAGAGATTTGCCACCAACCTGCGCAATGAGATTCAGAGGAAAAAGGCCCAGCTTCAGCGCAGTCGAGGTCCAGGAGGGTTACTGTGTAGTAGAGAAACTGTCCAGGAGGAGGATCCAGATGTCAATGAGGAGGGAGATGCAGAACAGCCAGCCCAGGAAGACGGTGCCAAGGCTACATTTGCCACTCCTTCTCTTCCCCAAGATTCCCAGACCTCAGAACCAGTCATACCATCAAACACCTCAAGTGAATCAGACCGTGATGTCTTAAAGACTCAGTCTCCATCCCTAACCTACCCTCAGAACAATAGTTTATCCAGATCTGTCCAAATTCTGGACCCAGGCGCCCCGAGTTTTGGTGTTGGCATCCGAGTTGTGGAGGAACCAGCTCCCGCTGGCAAGGCCCGCCGTTGGCGTTGGACACCTGAGCACAAACTCCAACCAGAACCTGATCAAGACAGACAGTGCAGAGTTTCCAATGAGAGCGTTTTAGGAGTAACAGGGTCTCGTCATGGAGTTTGTGCTTTCACCTCATCATCTACATCAACATACGGCCGCTCGTCTTCAGGTTCTCGAACCGAGGATTCTGATATCCTTCCGTTTGCAGATAGAATGAAGTTTTTTGAGCAAACGAGCAAGGGCGTGTCTGTTTCAAATGCCCTGGGGTCTATCCGGAGCACCAGAGGGGGAGAGCCTCCAAACCAAAGGAGATATTCCTATCAGGGGGGACCACAGGAAAGCTCCCTGCTTTCAAACACTGTGGAGGCCAGGAGGCAGTCTGTGAGTAACAGCAGGGAGAGGCggaaagaaaaggagagggaACAAGCGAGGGAAAGGGAGGAGAGGTTGAGGGAGCGAGAGGAGAGGCTAAGAGAAAGGGAGAAGCAGCAGGAAAAGGAAAGACAAGAGAGGGAACTGGAAATGGAGAGGGCAAGGATGAGGGAGATGGAgcgggagagagagcgagaggagcGGGTCCGACAGTGGGAAAGGGAAAGGGAGCTCGAGctggaaagggaaaaagaaatggagagagcgagagaacgAGAGCGACTCCAAAAtcaaagagagaaagagcttgagagagaaagagagaaggaaagggAAGAAGACTGTCAGCTCACCTCTCATCAGGAGTTTTATCGTAGCTGTGGCTTCACAGTAAAAACTCAAGACTTCCAACAACACAAGGAGAACTTCCACAACTTCCAGCCCAAACCTCAGATATTCTCCCACAGCCAAACCCAGAGTCACGTCCCACGATCAGCTTTTTATCCAGTCAGCACCCCTTCCCAGCGACCAGAGAACCGACAAGCTCTGCCCCCGGGATTCTCAGCACAGAGTTACACATCTGCAGAG ACTTATCCTGCCAGGCAGCAGGAAACAAGCAAGCTCAACAGGAAGTACAGCCTGACCGAGAG GGACTACCCAAGCTGGAGGCGGGAGTCCAGACCTCCAGAGAACATCGGTCAGTACCAGCAGCACCTCCAGCAGCCTCGATGGGgcctcagacacacagacagcagcacCGATGACCACAACGGCTACGCTTTTGCACCTCCACCAGCTCCTCTTTATCTCAGAGGTCGAGCCATGTCCGAAAACGACCTCCGCTTCGACAGCAGCCAGCGCTGGTCCCCTTCAATTTCCATGGCAACCAGCCAGACCCTGAGTGAGGTGGAGGAAGGCAACATGAGACGTGGAGATGCATCAAGTGTTTCCAGGCAAAACAGGAAGAAGACACCCCCTCCTCCAAGACCACCACCCCCAAAGTGGGAGCAGTTCCACCGCCGGCGAGCGTCTCACCACACCCTGTTCTCCTCCTCATCTGCTTCTGCTGCTCCTCACTCCATCCCTGCCTCCTTCAACTCTCCAGGGGCTCACTATTCAGCCCACTCGTCCACCTACGTCCCTCCACCTGACACTTCCAGGCAGAGGTCCTTCAGTCTTCCTCCAGAGAGGCAGGAAGTGGTGGAGGGCGGGTGTCCAAGATGCAGCTGCAGTCAAACCCAGGAACGCACAATCGCCCCGTCCAATCAGAATCAGCCTCAGTTTCAGGAACGCCTCATTACCGTTGCTCCACCTAGCCCCATGTTCTCCAGGAGGGGATTCAGGCCGGTGGCTCCGCCCCATAGAGAAAGGGAGGCTGAATCACCTCTGCCGCCTCCACCGCCTCATCCTCCTTCAGTAGCAAAGGAGAACAGTGTGAGCAG TTCATCTGCGACGGACGTCAGCTGCAGCCCAGACCACAACAAAATTACAGTCAAACCTTACAAACAGCAGCCCAGCGTGAGACCTGGAGCCGAGTGGGAGAGAGCTTCAGCCCCCAGGGTTCACAGCGACACGGCGACCCCTCCTATTTTAGAAAACGGAGGTGTCATCGAGGCTTCCGGTAGATATGCCAGTCGAACCGACTGCGAGCAACTTCGTGTGGACAGAGGCTTCCAGATGGAAGATCAGCAGAAGATCCTTGAAACGGGAACCGAATCAGAGACGACCCTCAGCCCGAGCCCGGAGCACAGCCTGGAGGCTGACCTGGACGTCCCCCTAGAGACCGACATCGATGACTTCCAGGAGGAGGAGCTTCCGGGAGAGGACATTCCCATCACAAGCGAGCTCCCGTGCTTCGCCCTCCCTGTCACGGTCCTGGAGACGGACATCGACACGCTCCCGGATTCTGAGGCATCTCCGTCAGGCAGGACAAGGGTGGAGAGCAGCTCCctggaggaggagctggagggtggggagagcagcagcagagaggggCTGAGCCTGGAGGAGCTCTTCCCCCAGAGCAGTGAGGGCGAGTCGGGCACAGAGAGCTGGAGAGAAGCACAACCCGTAGAGCACAGCACAGACAGCCTGGATAG GCGGTCAGGAGCTAGCTCCAGCTGTTCGTCCTATTACAGCACATCAACGGCCAAGGCTCAGATCCTGTCGCAGATGAAGGACTTCACAGATAACAGAGAGCGCGACAAGGATGACGAGCTGACCTACAAG AAACAGCTGATGGAGAGCCTCCGGAAGAAGCTGGGAGTGCTGAGGGAGGCTCAGAGAGGACTGCAGGAGGACATCAGAGCCAAtgcacagctgggagaggag GTGGAGAGCATGGTGGTCTCCGTGTGCAAGCCCAACGAGGTGGACAAGTTCCGCATGTTCATCGGCGATCTGGACAAGGTGGTGAGCTTGCTGCTGTCGCTGTCCGGGAGGCTGCTAAGGGTGGAGACCACGCTGGACACACTGGACCCTGATACGGAGCACCACGAGAGG CTCCCCCTGCTGGAGAAAAAGCGTCAGCTCATGAGGCAGCTGTCCGAGGCTCAGGACCTGAAGGACCACGTAGACCGCAGAGAGCAGGCTGTGAGCCGCGTGCTGGCCCGCTGCCTCTCTCCAgagcagcacagagactacag CCACTTTGTGAAGATGAAGGCCGCCTTGCTGGTGGAGCAGCGGCAGCTGGAGGACAAGATCCGACTGGGAGAAGAGCAGCTGAGGGGGCTGAGGGAGAGCCTGGGACTGGGGCTGGGGCTGGGAATGGGCATGGGCATGTCGATGGGATATGGACAATATTAG